The genomic segment ATGGAAGCGATGGAAAAACTCGCAAAGGCCGTACTCCCGGCCGGCATGGGCTATGAATGGACGAGTACCTCGTATCAGGAAAAACTCGCCGGCAACATGAGCTATTATATCTTCGGCCTGTCGCTGCTGCTTGTGTATCTGATTCTTGCCGGACAGTATGAAAACTGGGTAATACCGGCATCGATTCTTCTGAGCGTACCGCTGGCACTCCTTGGAACCGTATTCGCCCTGAAAGCGCTGGGGCTTGCCAATAACATGTACACGCAGATTGGTATTCTGCTCCTGATAGCGCTCGCCGCCAAAAACGCCATTTTGATTGTGGAAGTGGCACGGGAAGAGCGTGAATTGCATGGCAAGTCGATTCTTGAGGCGGCAGTGCTGGGCGCTAAAATTCGTTTTCGCCCCATTCTCATGACCTCATTCGCCTTTATACTTGGTGTCATGCCGCTCGTTTTTGCAACGGGCGCGGGTGCCAATGCCCGCCGCTCTATCGGCATTGCCGTGAGCAGCGGCATGCTGGCATCTACGTGTCTTGCGGTGGTGTTTGTGCCGGCATTTTATGTGCTGCTGCAAACCTGGCACGAGAAGCGTCAGGCACGAAAGGGAAATGCTCCGACAGATGTGCCGGCGTCCTAAGTCCGGCGCCTGTTACGCAAAAAACTGCTCAATCTCACTGGATGAACGCAGAGTGTCCTGGTAGCCAAGTGTTAAGAGTTCGGATGTAAAAGCGCCCTCAAACAGCAGGAAACTTAAGAGATCGCCCGACTGACTTTTAGCCCCCATCACATTCAAAAGCATGCGCAGCAGTGCCGGCATGGTATGGTACTGAGCCTGGGCAATGCCTGCCATGCTCACACTGGGCCGCAGGTAGAGGGTTTCGATGGGACGCCATGGAGAATGGCGCTTTTTCCAGAGCGAGAGCAAACGCGCGATATCATTCATGCGATTGACCATTTCAATATCACGGTCCAGGTTGTCGATAAAAATACCGTTTAACATATGGCCCAGCACCTGGGCAAAGGCAATTTCACCGAGGTGCTCGACGTCAATGTGCTGGCTGCCGGGGGGCTGGCGGGTACCGATAACAAGTACCTTGTTCACTTCAAAGCGGATAGGGCCTCTCAGGGGCGAAACCAGGCTGAGACCACCATCACCATAGTGCAGATTGCCAATTTTAATCGTGGGAAAAAAGAGCGGCAGGGCTGTCGATGCCAGAATATGATCGCCACAGATATTGGCGCGGCGGCTGGCATGGCGCGGATAATCCCAGTCCTCAAAATGCGGGTTGCGGTTTTGATAAAAAGAAATGGTTTTCTGAAGCTCATAGCAGGTGGTGATAATTTCGAGCGCCTCGAGATGGTTACTGGCGATGTTGGTATCAATCCGTGAAAACTGGATGTTATCATCGACAAACTGGTGCAGGGGTTCCGTATCCAGCAGGAAACCTGCCTGGCCTGAACGCCCTGGCCACATGGCAACGTTGCGCACGACCGATTTGCCCAGTTCAAAATTGCTGGCATTGAAGACTTTATGGCAGTGGATTTCTCGCCAGAGCGTCTCAAGCTTATCGATGGCGGTTGGAAAATCATCGGCGTATTCCGCAAGCACTGACGCGTTGATACTGCCAACGCTCACCCCGCTGATGGTGTCAAAAGGCAGTGCAGGCGTTTTGAGAATTTCCGCAATCCCTTTCAGTACTCCCGCCTGATAAGCGCCGCGGGCACCGCCGCCCGCGAGATACAGTGCTTTTTTAGCCATGAAATCCATATTTTCCTGCGTAGTTTCACCACTATAGTAGACCGCGTGTCCTTTCGGCAAGTATCTCTACGAGACTTCAGTATTCCTTAAGCTCACATGCGCTATAGTTTGAGTAACCTTACAGGATTTATGGCTTTTAAGAGGAAATGATAATCATGCCGATGCCACTCAGTGCAGACAAACCGGAAAAAGATGAAGGACTGGCGCCAGTGGAGATGCTTGAGCCGCTGAGAACGCCACAGGAGCGTCTTGCGCACCTCTCTAAGCCTGTGGTCATGCATGGACGTCCTTTACCGGACCCGGTATTCAAGCGGGTATTGCGTAAACTCATCCCTGGGCTTGTCGGATTCATCGGCGGCGTCAGTGGGATGACTGGTGCCGTTGCCGGGGGATTTGAATTACAGAATAAACTCAGCAAAGCCGTGAAAGTGGGTGCAAAAGCATCGCACTGGGTTCATTTCGCCATGAGCTTTGTGGACTTTCTCACGCTTCCGGCTGCCTGGCTGACTTCATGGGCCGTATTTGGCGAGCGCCCTAAACTTACGCTCTCTAAAATGGCCAAATTTGGCTATGCCGCGCTGATATTGGGGCTGACATTGACATCTATTCTTTTCCCACCATCTGCACTGATTATTATCGGTACCGTTATTTCAATGGGATTTGTAGTTTCAGCATTATCATTGCGTAATTTCTTTAAGGCACAAACCGAGTCGCGTGCGACTTTCTATGCCGCCAAAGAAGAGGAAGAGGCGCTTTTGGCCGCACTTGAGGCAAAAAGAGCAGCTGCTGAAAACTGGCTGAAAACGCTTGCTGAAGATGTTGCCGTTGATGAGGCGCTACTTGCACAGCTTGAAGAAGAAATCGATGTGCTGGAAAATCGTCTGCAGATAACCCTGGATGCAAAGGTTCAGGCGAAACAAACCCATGAGAGCCTGGATTTAAAAGTAGCAACCGACAAGGGCGTCGGTCTTGCGCTCTCGCTGGTTGCGGTCATAGGATTTGGGCTGCTGGCAGGCCTCGGTCTGCCGGGTGTTTTTGTCCTCGCAACTGCGGCGGCAATTGGTGCGGTTTACACCCTCTGGCGCATTATTGAGGGTTTTGCCAGCCGAAAAGATACGGTGAATACGCAAGACTCAACTTTGCAGGCAGCGCAAGTCGAAGACACAGCAGAAGTCGCCCCGCAACCGTCTCATGGTCCGGAGTTTGTACTGGAGCATGACTCTACGGAGCTCATGGCGCAGCAACTGGCAGCCAGTCGTAAAGATGCCATACGCGGGCTCGCGCACGCCCATGAGCTGCTGGAATTGCAGGATACGAAGATCGATTGGCTGGATAGTGCAGGACGCGTAGAGTTTTTTGAGCGCATGTGCACCATCATCTCCCATGAGGAGTATCCTGCGAGTACCGAAGATATTTTGAATTTTCTACGTCATGACTGCATTGGCTTTACGCCTGAACTTGCGCAGGCGTTTGTTACACACGTGCGCAGTAAGCCGGGGCTTCTCAGTGAAAACGCGCGGGACACGCTGCTCAGGATGCTGATAGAGCATCCTTTACCACCACGGCCGGTGCTTAAACCGCTTCAAGCCCTCGAATTACCAGCCGCATCACTCGAAGCGGGATTGACGGAACACCATTGAAACCCTCCTCAAAAAACGCTAATGTGGTCGGATGCCAAACCTGACCGCGAGGCGCCATGAGGGCACTTTTTCGCCAGCAACCACCGGCTTTTTACATGATTTTTATGGTGGAGATGTGGGAGCGCTTTGGCTTTTATGCGATGCAGGGGGTATTAACACTTTATTTCATCCGCAAACTCGGATTTGATGACAAGGATGCCTATTTTACCTTTGGCGCCTTCACCGCCCTTGTTTATGGGCTGGTGGCCGCGGGCGGCTATCTTGGCGACAGCATTCTGGGTACGCGCCGCACCATGGTGTTTGGACTTGTCACCCTTGCCGGGGGGTATCTCGCCCTGTCTCTGGCGTCTGAGCACACCGTATTCTACGCGCTCGGGCTTGTATGTGTCGGGAATGGCCTTTTTAAGGCAAATCCCTCTAACCTGCTCGCCAAATGCTACGAAAAAAACGACCCGCGCCTGCACGGTGGTTTCACCCTCTACTACATGTCCGTCAACATCGCATCCACGTTCGCATTGCTTGCAGGTCCGGCAATTGCGACCGGCATGGGGTATTTTTACGTCTATTTCGCGAGCTTTGTCGGCCTGTTACTTGGGATTGCCAATTATTTTGCGAGACGCCAGAGTGTCGCCCATCTTGATATCCCGCTTGACAGAAAACCGGTATCGTGGCGCATATGGATGATGGTGGTTACCGGTGTGGTGATTATTACCTTTCTAAGCGCCTGGCTCCTGCAGCATATACTGGTTGCTCGCAATCTCGC from the Legionella geestiana genome contains:
- a CDS encoding patatin-like phospholipase family protein, producing the protein MAKKALYLAGGGARGAYQAGVLKGIAEILKTPALPFDTISGVSVGSINASVLAEYADDFPTAIDKLETLWREIHCHKVFNASNFELGKSVVRNVAMWPGRSGQAGFLLDTEPLHQFVDDNIQFSRIDTNIASNHLEALEIITTCYELQKTISFYQNRNPHFEDWDYPRHASRRANICGDHILASTALPLFFPTIKIGNLHYGDGGLSLVSPLRGPIRFEVNKVLVIGTRQPPGSQHIDVEHLGEIAFAQVLGHMLNGIFIDNLDRDIEMVNRMNDIARLLSLWKKRHSPWRPIETLYLRPSVSMAGIAQAQYHTMPALLRMLLNVMGAKSQSGDLLSFLLFEGAFTSELLTLGYQDTLRSSSEIEQFFA